A stretch of the Kushneria konosiri genome encodes the following:
- the fliD gene encoding flagellar filament capping protein FliD, which produces MAIESLGVGSNLNLTSLLDGLKKSEQGKLEPITKKFNSTDAKLSGFGQLRTSLESFQAAAQKLNSGKLYEGFASQVSGSALTATAGSTAAAGSYSIKIDSLATAQSLATAGRSDTTNSIGTGTLNVNVGTKSTPVEITDGSLAGIRDAINKADAGVTASIVNDGSGTPYRLVLNSQTTGAGATMSFSSENTALEGIFSGATETVAASDASLTVNGLPIKSSSNTVEDAIQGVTLNLVETTAAGASTKLTVSQDTESVKTAVQDFVKAYNALNDKITSLTKVDNEGDKVKSGVLTGNSTVRSVQSTLRGVMSSAVNGEGMNYLFEAGISFSKDLSKSGKLEITDEKKLDEALANNLEGMRGLFVGDGKTGIAARLDASIESMLATNGAVSSAEAGLESSKASLKAQSVRMQETIDATVDRYKKQFQQLDLMMSKLNNTQSYLSQQFEALNSSSNS; this is translated from the coding sequence ATGGCTATCGAATCACTGGGTGTCGGCTCCAATCTTAATCTCACCTCGCTGCTTGACGGCCTCAAGAAGTCAGAGCAGGGAAAGCTGGAGCCCATTACCAAAAAGTTTAATTCGACTGACGCCAAGCTTTCCGGCTTTGGTCAACTAAGGACATCGCTTGAAAGCTTCCAAGCAGCGGCTCAAAAGCTCAACAGTGGAAAGCTTTATGAAGGCTTTGCTTCGCAGGTGAGCGGTTCTGCATTGACGGCGACTGCCGGCAGTACCGCGGCCGCAGGTAGCTATAGTATTAAGATCGACTCTCTGGCCACCGCGCAGTCTCTAGCCACTGCCGGACGTTCTGATACGACAAATTCTATCGGAACAGGAACACTGAACGTCAATGTGGGCACCAAGTCCACTCCTGTCGAAATTACTGATGGTTCGCTGGCTGGCATTCGCGATGCCATTAACAAGGCTGATGCCGGCGTGACAGCCTCCATCGTCAATGATGGCAGTGGTACGCCTTACCGTTTGGTGCTGAATTCTCAGACCACGGGCGCCGGTGCAACCATGTCCTTTTCAAGCGAGAATACTGCTCTTGAGGGAATTTTTTCCGGTGCTACTGAAACAGTCGCCGCGTCAGATGCGTCTCTGACAGTTAATGGTTTGCCTATTAAAAGCTCTTCTAACACCGTTGAAGATGCCATTCAGGGCGTAACGCTCAATCTTGTTGAAACGACAGCAGCCGGAGCATCGACAAAGCTGACAGTTAGTCAAGATACGGAGTCCGTTAAGACCGCCGTACAGGATTTTGTAAAGGCCTACAACGCCCTAAATGACAAGATCACGTCGCTGACCAAGGTTGACAATGAGGGTGACAAGGTTAAAAGCGGCGTGCTGACCGGCAATAGTACCGTGCGCTCCGTTCAGAGCACGCTGCGAGGTGTCATGAGCAGTGCCGTCAACGGTGAGGGCATGAACTATCTCTTCGAGGCCGGCATTAGCTTTAGCAAGGATCTCAGCAAAAGTGGCAAGCTCGAGATAACCGATGAGAAAAAGCTCGACGAGGCCCTAGCCAATAATCTAGAAGGCATGAGGGGTCTGTTTGTCGGCGATGGCAAGACCGGCATCGCGGCCAGACTTGATGCCAGCATCGAGTCAATGCTGGCCACCAATGGGGCGGTTAGCAGTGCAGAAGCCGGCCTTGAAAGCTCAAAGGCAAGTCTTAAGGCTCAGAGCGTGCGCATGCAGGAAACCATCGATGCCACGGTAGATCGCTACAAAAAGCAATTCCAGCAGCTCGATTTGATGATGTCCAAACTTAACAATACACAATCATACCTCAGTCAGCAGTTCGAAGCCCTTAACAGTTCTTCTAACAGCTAA
- the cysQ gene encoding 3'(2'),5'-bisphosphate nucleotidase CysQ, with protein MNELLESIKRIAWEACDAILEVYQNPIEVTDKKDSSPLTQADLSANQLISRRLSVLRPAWPILSEESAAADIEDRLSWTTFWLIDPLDGTREFINRNGEFTVNIALVHEGRPILGVIAAPVLNTMWYAVKDQGAWRQSPGEPARRIATTTWHPDQPLRIVGSRSHGGHEMERLLKVLPSYEFEGVGSSLKFCRIAEGAADCYPRPGATCEWDTGAAHIILDEAGGTVLRLDTETHKVKEPLRYNQHHSLVNPDFVALGQGLAEKWNHPGLLNLSIGTAP; from the coding sequence ATGAACGAACTGCTTGAATCCATCAAAAGAATTGCCTGGGAGGCCTGTGACGCCATTCTGGAGGTCTATCAGAACCCGATAGAAGTGACTGACAAAAAGGATAGTAGCCCTCTGACTCAGGCCGATCTCTCGGCAAATCAATTAATTTCACGGCGACTATCCGTTTTGCGTCCTGCATGGCCCATCCTATCGGAGGAGTCAGCTGCTGCTGATATTGAAGACCGACTGTCGTGGACAACTTTCTGGTTGATAGACCCCTTGGATGGCACGAGGGAGTTTATCAACCGAAATGGCGAGTTTACGGTCAATATCGCTTTGGTTCATGAAGGCAGGCCGATCCTCGGAGTGATCGCTGCTCCCGTTTTGAACACCATGTGGTATGCCGTGAAAGACCAGGGAGCATGGCGTCAAAGTCCGGGTGAGCCAGCAAGGCGTATCGCTACGACCACTTGGCATCCCGATCAGCCCCTCCGGATTGTAGGAAGTCGTTCTCATGGCGGTCATGAGATGGAGCGCCTTTTGAAGGTTCTGCCATCATACGAGTTTGAAGGGGTGGGAAGTTCTCTCAAGTTTTGTCGCATTGCAGAAGGTGCCGCCGATTGTTACCCAAGGCCCGGTGCCACATGTGAATGGGATACGGGGGCTGCCCACATTATCCTTGATGAAGCCGGCGGTACCGTTCTTCGGTTGGACACCGAGACGCATAAGGTTAAAGAGCCTCTCCGATACAATCAGCACCATTCACTGGTCAACCCGGATTTCGTTGCGCTTGGGCAAGGGCTCGCTGAAAAGTGGAACCACCCGGGGCTTTTGAATCTCTCTATTGGTACAGCGCCTTAA